The DNA segment TACACCTGGCCCTGGCCCACCCTGGGCGGCCTCGCCGAGGAGGGCCCCCTGGTGGAGGGCGCCGCCGACGCGGACGCCACCGACTACGCGGCCGACAAGCGAGGCGGCGAGCTGGCCGTCCTTACCACCTTCGGCCCCGACCGCGCCCTGCTGGTCCGGGCCGGCCTGATCCTCGGTCCGTACGAGAACGTCGGCCGCCTCCCCTACTGGCTGACCCGGATCGCACGAGGCGGCGAGGTGCTCGCGCCCGGTCCGCGCGAGATGCCGATCCAGTACGTCGACGCCCGTGACCTGGCCGAATGGCTGCTGGGCGCGCTGGACAAGGGGCTGAGCGGGCCGTTCGACCTGGCGAGCGCGCCGGGTCACTCCACGATGGGCGAGCTGCTGGAGCGGTGCCGGGAGGTCACCGGCTCGGCCGCCGAGCTGCGCTGGACCGACCCGGAGACGATCCTCGCGGCCGGGATCGAGCCGTGGACCGAGCTGCCGCTCTGGACGCCTCCGGAAGGCGAGCTGTCCTGTGTGCACCGGGGGGACGTGTCGCGGGCGCTGGCCACCGGGCTGCACTGCCGGCCGGTGGACGAGACGGTCGCCGACACCTGGCGCTGGCTGACCTCGATCGGCGGCCAGGCGCCCGAGCGGCCGGGCCGCCCGGCGCCGGGGGTGCCCGCCGACAAGGAGGTGGCGGCACTCAACGCCCGCCCCAACTCCCCCAGTTCAGACGGCATTTAACGCGTCGAGCCCGGGTAGACCTGGGAAATATTTGTGAGACCGGTGAACACCTCTGGGGCGGCGTGCGTATGGAAGGGCGCCGCTTCACTCCTGTCGGGCGCCTCGAAGCTGCCCCGCAAGGAAGTCAGAGGAGTTCCATGGGACGCAACATACGTAAACGCCGCTCGCCGCTGGCCGTGAAGGTCACCGCCGCATCGGCGGCCCTAGCGCTCGGCGGGGGCGGGCTGATCTGGGCGAACTTCTACGCCTCGGCTCACGAGTCGAACAACGACGCGTGGGGAGGCAACCGCACCAAGGCCGCGTCCGCGCAGGTCGCCACGATCTCGTGCCCGGACGTCGGCCAGAAGCTGACCAACGTGCCGGACAAGGCCCGTACCGACGTCGCCGGTGAACTGTCCAACCTGGACCGGCAGATCACCGAGGCGTACCAGCGCCTGGCGACCACGCGGGACGCGCAGACCCGGGACGCGAGCTTCGTCCAGAACAGCATCCTGCAGCCGCTCAAGGACCGCCGCCAGAACATCCTGGACCGGATCAAGCTGGAGATCACCCGCGTGGGCGGCACCGCCCC comes from the Streptomyces seoulensis genome and includes:
- a CDS encoding NAD-dependent epimerase/dehydratase family protein; this translates as MKLLVLGGTEFVGRAVVEAALERGWEVTAFNRGNRQPPPDVRSLHGDRTSPEGLAALTADGTRWDAVVDTWTGAPKTVLETARLLKDRAERYAYISTRSVYTWPWPTLGGLAEEGPLVEGAADADATDYAADKRGGELAVLTTFGPDRALLVRAGLILGPYENVGRLPYWLTRIARGGEVLAPGPREMPIQYVDARDLAEWLLGALDKGLSGPFDLASAPGHSTMGELLERCREVTGSAAELRWTDPETILAAGIEPWTELPLWTPPEGELSCVHRGDVSRALATGLHCRPVDETVADTWRWLTSIGGQAPERPGRPAPGVPADKEVAALNARPNSPSSDGI